One stretch of Streptomyces sp. NBC_01363 DNA includes these proteins:
- a CDS encoding MerR family transcriptional regulator, whose translation MVWPIEEVARMSGVTARTLRHYDEIGLLPPAGIGSNGHRRYGEGELLRLQQILVLRALGLGLPEIGRILAAQVDEVEALRGHHRRLLAERDRIDALAGTVSRTITELEESRKDGGPMTAINRPENLFEGVRPAQYEASLRDFPELAEEIGRHTSTMSEAQIEAGHRERTAQMIRLAELLAAGVPAGADPVQAEIEAQHRALTALRRVSAEEFRAIGRSCVENEQWRAAYESIAPGLAAYQRDAIEAYAANRLS comes from the coding sequence ATGGTCTGGCCGATCGAGGAGGTCGCCCGGATGTCGGGCGTGACGGCCCGGACGCTGCGGCACTACGACGAGATCGGCCTGCTGCCGCCCGCGGGGATCGGCTCCAACGGCCACCGCCGCTACGGGGAGGGCGAGCTGCTGCGGCTGCAGCAGATCCTCGTGCTGCGGGCACTGGGCCTGGGTCTGCCCGAGATCGGGCGGATCCTGGCCGCGCAGGTCGATGAGGTGGAGGCCCTGCGCGGTCACCACCGCCGGCTCCTCGCCGAGCGCGACCGGATCGACGCGCTGGCCGGCACCGTCTCCCGCACGATCACCGAACTGGAGGAGTCCAGAAAGGACGGTGGACCCATGACCGCCATCAACCGACCGGAGAACCTCTTCGAGGGCGTTCGGCCCGCCCAGTACGAGGCGAGCCTGCGCGACTTCCCCGAGCTGGCCGAGGAGATCGGCCGGCACACCTCGACGATGAGCGAGGCGCAGATCGAGGCCGGACACCGCGAGCGCACGGCGCAGATGATCCGACTGGCCGAGCTGCTGGCCGCGGGGGTGCCCGCCGGGGCCGATCCGGTGCAGGCCGAGATCGAGGCCCAGCACCGGGCCCTGACCGCACTGCGGAGGGTCTCCGCCGAGGAGTTCCGCGCGATCGGGCGTTCCTGCGTGGAGAACGAGCAGTGGCGCGCGGCGTACGAGTCGATCGCGCCGGGCCTGGCCGCGTATCA